The proteins below are encoded in one region of Hordeum vulgare subsp. vulgare chromosome 3H, MorexV3_pseudomolecules_assembly, whole genome shotgun sequence:
- the LOC123445540 gene encoding uncharacterized protein LOC123445540, which yields MGGVDGTAENVHEPPPDNMKGGDDACSSLEDLLHPLLTFDELELPPHTCAIYNKRKRIHARELNDALTSFGRSLEGIYCKRMGLMPFEASKAGFGSDKTKYEGPEVTFNLTAAPAAGMCDANGTRPSAQQPNNDDCSHGVQAWLMQSLVTHLRSNRSNQMGLQQLPMQLSLFHLGGSYFISS from the exons ATGGGTGGTGTTGATGGCACAGCAGAGAATGTGCATGAGCCGCCTCCGGATAACATGAAGGGTGGTGATGATGCGTGCAGCTCTTTGGAGGACTTGCTCCATCCATTACTTACATTTGATGAGTTAGAG CTGCCCCCGCATACGTGTGCCATATACAACAAGCGTAAAAGGATCCATGCTAGAGAACTTAATGATGCATTGACCTCATTTGGGAGGTCGTTAGAGGGCATATACTGCAAACGAATGGGGTTGATGCCGTTTGAGGCATCCAAAGCTGGATTCGGGAGTGACAAAACCAAATATGAAGGTCCAGAAGTCACTTTCAATCTAACAGCAGCTCCTGCTGCAGGCATGTGTGATGCGAATGGCACTAGACCATCTGCGCAGCAACCAAACAATGATGATTGCTCGCATGGGGTGCAGGCATGGCTGATGCAATCCCTAGTGACTCATCTCcgcagcaatagaagcaatcagaTGGGACTGCAACAACTACCGATGCAATTGTCGCTCTTTCATCTCGGCGGCAGCTACTTCATTTCAAGTTGA